GGGGCCCCCTCTCGGCGGCGCGAGCGGTAAGGGGCGGGGCCACAGCGCCCTGCTCCTGCCTCTTCTCCGAACGCTCCGGCGCGCACGCCCCCCTCCcgctttccccttcctcctccctggccAATGGCGAGAGAGGAAGGCGTCCACGTGGGCCCGGGAAGGTTCCAAGGCTGGCAAAATGTGAATGAGAAAGAAGAGCGCGATTCAAAGGTACTGCCGGCACCCGGGAGGGAGGGACAgacgcacacagagagagacctcGACGCTGGGCTCTCGGAGGGAACCAGGCGAGGGAGCGAGCGAGCGAGtaacagaaggaaggaaggaaggaagagagcgGACAGGCCCTGCTAGAGGAGCGGAGCGGATGTGATCGGATGCAAGCGCAGGGCAACCCGTCCTGATGCCTCCCGGTCGCGGCCAGGGAGAGCCAGCGCTGATTCTCCgtagcagccgccgccgccgcccccaaGCTGTCAATCGCGCGCCTtgtcgttgctgctgctgctgctgtgcctcGGCCTCGGCCAGCGCTCGGCCCTGAAGCCGCCCAGCCGCCCCGTCCAGCCGCTTCTCGTCCTTAGCGCCCGCCTGCCCAGCAGCGCCTCTATGAGTGCAGCTTTCCAGCCGTCGCTCATGATGATGCCGCGCCCTCTGGGAAGCAGCACTGCCTTCAGCATAGACTCTCTCATCGGCAGCCCGCCCCAGCCCAGCCCGGGCCACTTCGTCTACACGGGCTACCCCATGTTCATGCCCTACAGGCCGGTGGTCCTGCCGccgcccccgccgccgccgccagcccTGCCCCAGCCGGCCCTGCCGCCCtcgcacccccacccccacccgatCCCCAGCCTCCCCACCAGCTTCTGCTCCAGCCTGGCGCAGGGCATGGCGCTCACCTCCACGCTCATGGCCACCCTGCCGGGCACCTTCTCGACCTCCCCGCAGCACCAGGAGGCGGCCCGGAAGTATGCCCCACAAGCTCTCCAGGGCAGCTTCGACAAGGCGGATGGCGTCCAGGCGGAGGCCGAAGACGGCAAGGCATTCCTGGCCAAGGAGGGCTCGCTGCTGGCCTTCTCTGCCTCCGAAGTCGTGCAGGCTTCCCTCGGTGAGTAAATCGGGGTCCCCTTCCATGCCGAATGTTATTGTGAGAGCCTTCTTCGTGCCTACACGCTTTTGAGTTGTTTTGggggggtgttttgttttgttttgcaacgGCCACATAACATGGTTGTCATCAAAATGTCAGCTGGTATCCACCCgcctttaatccagatttaccctttcaAAGGGAAATCCGGTTATTTTTTTTGAAACGACGACACTCTGTCGCCAAGGATCCCTTTACaagcccctgtctggaagcatcctGAACTTGAAAGGGCCGATGCTCTGGGAAAAGTTAGCAGGCCACCAGCCcacctggcgggggggggggctatcGCCGGCTGAGGAAACCCAGGACGCAGAGGGTGGTTGGGTTTTGCTtggcaaggggagggggggttTCATCCACAAAGCCATACTAGAAATGGAAACGACTCGGCTTGTATGGATTGGTGTGAATTTCAACAATGTTCAGGACGGCTAGTGGCATAAGCAAAAGGCTCACACCTGAGTAGGCCCAACTAGTCCTAGCAAAAAGGCAGCCTGCCTTCTATACCGGGTTGTTGCTGCTACTGGTGGTGTTTTAAATCACTTCGGAAGCGGCCGAGAAGGGTTCTGAAGGAGATAATATTGAAGCCTCGTCGAGGGAAAACCCGAACGTTTCAGCCAAGAAAAAATGGCACCTCTTTGCATAAATGGCTGTTCAGCCCAGAGCTGCAGGGCGAGGCGGGCGGGGAGAGGTTAAGCAGAAGATAAGTGGGAGGAGGAAGCGCCCCTCCTGATGGCCCCCTTGCCTCTCATTAGAAGGGGCTTGTGAAGAGGGTTAGGACGTTCACACTGGGGTTATTGGAGGTAACCTCTCCACAGAGAGGAATTCTGCCAGCCTCCCTGGccccactgccctcttcaaacaAAAGCCGCAGTGCCAGGGCAGGGACAGAGTGGAGCCCCCAGAAGGATCTGCAGGCctgtctcccctccctcccttacaTTTGGCAAATGGCAGTTTGCAGAATGGGTCGATTCTCCATCCGGCGGCGTAAACGGCCGCCACACCGTCGCGGCACCTCACGGTGAAACCTGCTCAGACGGCCAAAAGCCATCGGGGCACCTCCGTGAGGACTTGTGGAGTAAGCTTTGGGGGGCGCAGAGGTGGCTTTTGGCCCACTAAAAGTGGGTGCCACGATCAACTCGTTGGCCTTTCCGGGGATCCGAGCGGGTACTTCATTCAGGCTCCTCCTGTGGCTGGTCGAACCGCAACGCGGGAATGGAAAGCGCCCTCCAAAGGAACGGCCTTTCGCCCCGACCCACTCCTCTTTgcatcctgcttgcttccgaGTTCTTGCCATTCGGTTCGCTCGGGATTCGGCTGAACCCGCGGCCCCGGCTCCCGGTCACACAGACTGGGGAGCGGCGCTTGGGGGAGGCTGGTGGGGAGAGCGAGGTGCGGGGAGTAACCACCGATGCTCTCGCTGCCTTTCCTTCAGGGGCCGTCCGAGGAACGACGGGCAAAGAGGACT
This DNA window, taken from Rhineura floridana isolate rRhiFlo1 chromosome 2, rRhiFlo1.hap2, whole genome shotgun sequence, encodes the following:
- the GBX2 gene encoding homeobox protein GBX-2, yielding MSAAFQPSLMMMPRPLGSSTAFSIDSLIGSPPQPSPGHFVYTGYPMFMPYRPVVLPPPPPPPPALPQPALPPSHPHPHPIPSLPTSFCSSLAQGMALTSTLMATLPGTFSTSPQHQEAARKYAPQALQGSFDKADGVQAEAEDGKAFLAKEGSLLAFSASEVVQASLGAVRGTTGKEDSKAEEEAAKGKEESFSMDSDLDYSSDDNLPGPAAHKEDDSGAVLEENGQGSANPNSTTSTGKNRRRRTAFTSEQLLELEKEFHCKKYLSLTERSQIAHALKLSEVQVKIWFQNRRAKWKRVKAGNANSKTGEPSRNPKIVVPIPVHVSRFAIRSQHQQLEQARP